In Helianthus annuus cultivar XRQ/B chromosome 8, HanXRQr2.0-SUNRISE, whole genome shotgun sequence, a single genomic region encodes these proteins:
- the LOC118480912 gene encoding ATP-dependent DNA helicase PIF1-like: protein MVHKHAFEALDHTLKVVLSFSDSRNYELPFGGKAIVFGGDFRQILPVVQNGSRQDIVHASLCSSYIWSSFKVLNLTTNMRLSVGSSSSNIEEIKEFGKWILEIGEGNVGDSNDCNSSIEIPDDLLITDENDPIQDRDYFSERAILSPKNEVVHEQNDRLLALFPSEEVEYLSSDSVCPTEEINDPLHQDLYNPDVLNSVKVSGLPNHRLVLKLGVPVMLLRNIYQQNGLCNGTCLQITRLGKRVIEAEILLGGNVGSRTYIPRISMIPSDKKIPFKFQRRQFTITVCFAMTIKKIQAQSLSRVGLYLKDPVFSHGQLYVALSRVKTKDGVKLLIFDKDGRPTNKTANVVYKEIFGKL, encoded by the exons ATGGTACATAAACATGCTTTTGAGGCTCTTGACCATACATTGAAAGTGGTTTTGAGTTTCTCTGATTCACGAAATTATGAACTTCCATTTGGTGGAAAGGCTATTGTATTTGGTGGTGACTTTAGGCAAATCCTACCAGTTGTACAAAATGGAAGCAGGCAAGACATCGTACACGCCTCTTTATGTTCATCTTACATATGGTCGAGTTTCAAGGTGTTAAATTTGACAACGAACATGCGTTTGTCTGTTGGATCGAGTAGCTCAAACATCGAGGAGATAAAAGAATTTGGTAAATGGATTCTCGAGATCGGCGAAGGCAATGTTGGTGATTCTAATGATTGTAATTCAAGTATTGAAATACCTGACGATCTTTTAATAACTGATGAAAACGATCCAATTCAAG ACCGTGATTACTTTTCTGAGAGAGCTATACTCTCTCCTAAGAACGAAGTTGTTCATGAGCAAAATGATCGTTTGCTGGCATTGTTTCCTAGTGAAGAAGTAGAGTATCTTAGCTCTGATAGTGTATGCCCTACTGAGGAAATTAACGATCCGTTACATCAAGATTTATATAATCCTGATGTGTTAAACAGTGTGAAGGTTTCAGGATTACCAAATCATAGATTGGTATTAAAATTGGGTGTTCCGGTCATGCTTTTGAGGAATATTTATCAACAAAACGGTCTGTGTAACGGTACATGTCTTCAAATCACACGTCTTGGTAAACGTGTTATCGAGGCTGAGATATTATTGGGAGGTAATGTTGGTTCAAGAACTTACATCCCAAGAATTAGCATGATACCATCAGACAAGAAAATACCCTTCAAGTTTCAACGACGGCAGTTTACAATAACTGTATGTTTTGCGATGACTATTAAAAAAATTCAAGCTCAATCTTTGTCCAGAGTTGGTCTATACTTGAAAGACCCCGTTTTCTCACATGGTCAGCTTTATGTTGCGTTGTCGAGAGTAAAGACCAAAGATGGTGTGAAGCTTTTAATATTTGACAAAGATGGGAGGCCAACAAATAAAACTGCAAACGTTGTTTACAAAGAAATATTTGGGAAATTGTAA